Part of the bacterium genome is shown below.
ACTTTGAAATATTAATTTGAGGAGTTATATTTGAATGCATTGCATATTTCCCTTTTCTTGATGCACATCCCATACCTACATTTTTTATTGTTCCTCCAATCGCTGCAAGTATATGCCCTTTAAAATGAGTTAGAGCAATCATTCCACTTACTTCACTATATTCTTTCGCTATATAAATATTTTTAAAATGTTTTCCATTTATTTCTAAAACAACTTCGTCTTTGCCACTACTTCCACCTGCAATTACAACTGGAACTCCTAAATTGTGATAGTTATGTAATTTAACTATTTTTATATGACTTATTGTATTTTCTCTTTCTCCTCTATATAAAACATTTGTATCTGTGAAAAAAGCAAAACATTTTCTTTCTTCCAAAACCCTTAAAATTTCTTTTGAATATTCTGCTGGTATATGATTATTATGTCTTGAATTTCCAAAATGTATTTTAAGAGCAATAGTGTCTTTTTCTCCAATTGAATCAAAAACACCTGTCCACTTAATAAAATCGTACAAAACACTTATTTTTTCAATAGGCAAAAAATAAACACT
Proteins encoded:
- a CDS encoding DUF362 domain-containing protein, which translates into the protein MKSSVYFLPIEKISVLYDFIKWTGVFDSIGEKDTIALKIHFGNSRHNNHIPAEYSKEILRVLEERKCFAFFTDTNVLYRGERENTISHIKIVKLHNYHNLGVPVVIAGGSSGKDEVVLEINGKHFKNIYIAKEYSEVSGMIALTHFKGHILAAIGGTIKNVGMGCASRKGKYAMHSNITPQINISKCIGCGKCVKECPVEAIELKNKKASINKKKCIGCGSCIHTCPKEAINIPWSSVTPAQFQEKIVEYASGVISQYAENKFFAINFLTKIAIECDCASNPGKFLSPDIGVLVSKDPVAIDRASVDIIKKVNGKDVFEGIRPPYNYQLEYGEEIGLGSISYKLIEFK